The genomic interval TGAATTGATGGGCGGTCCGGCAGAGTCATTTGCAGGTGCTCCAAAAAATCCGGTGAATATGCAGGCTATTTTTCCCCTGATGCGGAAGCGGTACGAAAAACAGGAACTTACGGCAGATGAAACAAAACAATTAGATGAAGCAGATGCCCAGCGGAAAGCTTATCAGCAGGAAGTAACCAAATGGCGGCTCTCTGCCCCAATGAATAAGTTTGAACAAATGCGCAAAATGTACAATCAGGCGGGCGTTCAGATTTATTGCTTTAAACCAGATGCTTTTAATATACAAAGTTCCGATGCGGAGATTGAATATGGCTTGAAGGCTGCTAAATTACTTGGAGCCAGTCATGTTTCGCTGGAACACCCAAGTAACGATGCACATACCCTGAAATTAGGTACCATGGCTCAAAAGCATGGAATGAAAGTGGCTTACCATGGACATGAGCAGCAAACGCCTACTTTCTGGGATACGGCACTTACTCAGTCGCCAGCCAATGCTTTAAACCTGGACATCGGCCATTATACAGCCGCTGGCTACAATGCGGTTGAGCTCGTGCAGGCCAAACACGACCGCATTCTCAGCATGCATATAAAAGACCGCCAGAATCCTGCAAATGGAAAAGGGAATTTGCCCTGGGGAACCGGAGACACACCCATCGCTCAGGTACTGCAATTGATGAAAAAAAACAAATATACTTTCCCGGCTACCGTTGAACTGGAATACAAAGTTCCGGAAGGTTCTACTTCTGTAAAAGAGGTAACCAAATGTGTGGAATACTGCAGAAAGGCATTAGAAAAAAACACTTAGGATTCAATCATTCCTTCATCTTTTCAAGCACCTTAGCGGTGCTTTTTTATTCAAGAAAGCAATCATTATTAACCTAACTTATTTAATTGAATGGCAAAACAAATGTATTCGATCAAAACGCTCTTGTATGGGCTTGGATTGTTGTTGCTGGTGGTTGGCTTTTGGTCTTTCACTTCAAAGCCAGGTAAGATTCAAGTTTCGCAGGAGAAGCCGGAAGAGAACCGTTTCACCAAGACTATTCTCGCCGAAAAACTCGATGAACCAATGGAGTTTATTATACTGGAAACAGGAAAAATCATGTTTGTAGAGCGTAAGGGTAATTTGAAAATGTATAATCCGGAAACCAGGCAGGTAAAAACCATTGCTTCTATTCCGGTAAATACCAAATATACCAGCAAAGAAGGCAGAGTAACAGAAGGAGAAGATGGCCTGCTGGGCATTGTACAAGACCCTAATTTTACACAAAACCACTGGATCTACCTGTATTATTCACTTCCCGGAAGCGAAGCAAAAAATATATTAACCCGTTATGAACTGAGGGGCGAAGAACTGGTGATGGATTCTAAGAAAGTGCTGTTGGAGATTCCTACACAACGGGAGCAGTGCTGCCATACCGGAGGCGGAATGGTATTCGATGCCAAAGGAAATCTCTATCTTTCTACCGGCGATAATACCAGTCCCAGAGCTACTGGTTTCGATCCTATTGATGAACGGCCTGAGCGCGGCCCCTGGGATGCCCAGAAGTCTTCAGGCAATACCAATGATCTACGCGGCAAAATTATCCGTATTCATCCGGAAGCAGATGGAAGTTATACCATTCCGGAAGGCAATTTATTCCCGAAAGGCACTGCCAAAACCCGTCCGGAGATTTACACCATGGGACACCGGAACCCATGGCGTTTAAGTATCGACAGCAAAACCGGCTATATATACTGGGGCGAAGTAGGCCCGGATGCCAGTCAGGATTCTCTGCACAGGGGGCCCAGAGGGCATGATGAATTTAACCAGGCCCGCAAAGCTGGTAATTTTGGATGGCCGCATTTTATTGGAGACAATAAAGCCTACATTGATTTCGATTTTGCTACCAACACTTCGAAAGCTCCTTTTGACCCGGCCAAGCCTGAGAATAATTCACCCAATAATACAGGTTTAACGCAGTTGCCACCAGTACAAAAAGCGTTTATCTGGTATCCGTATGGTGCCTCTTCAGAATTTCCTATGCTGGGCAGTGGTGGCCGCAGTGCGACCGGAGGACCTGTTTTCCGGAAAGCAGACTTTGTTGGTGCCAAACGGCCATTTCCAGATTATTATGAGGGCAAATGGTTCATTGTAGATTTTATGCGGGGATGGATCATGGTGGTTACAATGGACGAACAAGGCAATTACCAGTCGATGGAGCGTTTTATGCCCAATGAGAAATTTTCCAGTGCCATTGATATGAAGTTTGGTCCGGATGGAGACTTGTATATTCTGGAATACGGCAGTGCCTGGTTCCAGGGCAATGATAATGCTCGTATTGTGCGCATTGATTATAATGCCGGAAATAGAAAGCCCATTGTACAAGCCTCTTTAGATAAAAAAGCCGGTTCGCTGCCGCTTAAAATACAGTTATCGTCTAAAGGTACAAAGGATTATGACCGGGATGCATTGACCTATAAGTGGGAAATTACTTCCAACAAAAAGGCTTTTAAAACGTTTGCTGAGCCTAATCCAACAGTTACTTTCGATAAGCCCGGTGTGTACATGGCTACCTTAACCGTTACCGATACAAAAGGAGAAACAAATAGCCAGACGCTGGAAATAAAAGCAGGAAATGAGCCGCCGGTTGTAAACTTAACCATTACCAAAGGCAATAAAACTTTCTTTTTCCCCAATCAGAATATCGGATATACAGTTACAGTCAGTGATAAAGAGGATGGTTCACTGTCCAATAGCAAAATTACGCCTGCCCAGGTATCCATGAGCATTGATTATACGCCAGAAGGATTTGACCAAGTGGAAATAGCCATGGGTCACCGCAGTGCCGATGAATCTGCTGGTTTAGCTACCGGACAAAAACTGATGGATGCCAGCGATTGTAAATCCTGCCATACCGTAGACAAAAAGTCGGTAGGACCTTCTTTCAAACAGATCGCCCTCAAATACAAAAATGAAGCAAGTTCTACAGATTATCTGGCCAAGAAGATCATTTCCGGAGGTGCAGGTGTTTGGGGCGAAGTAGCCATGAGCGCCCATCCGCAACTCTCTGTGGCTGATGCAACGGAGATGGCCAAATACATTCTGAGTTTGTCTGAAGAAAAACAGGTTGCCAAAAAGCTTCCTTTAAAAGGTAACTATGTAACTGCTATTCCTGCTGGAGAAAGTGATAAAGGTAATTACCTGCTAAGAGCGGCTTATACAGATAAAGGCACCAGTAATGTTCCTGGCATCACGACAGAAAAAGTGATACTACTTCGCAATCCGGCAGTGCAGCCAGAAACAGCCGACACGGCCAAAGGAACCCAGCTCAATACCACGCCAACAAAATCTTTTCAACTCATAGGTTCAGGTTCTTATGTTGGTTTCCGGAAAGTAGATCTGACAGATGTGAAAGCGATAGAATTTCTTGCAGTGGCTTCTTCGCGGAATGAAGCTGCCGGTGGAATGGTGGAAGTGCGTTTAGGTTCGCCAACAGGAAAACTCTTGGGGCAAACGCCGGTAATTGAAGTAACCGATCCCATCAGAGCGATGCAAAATGCACAAGCGAGCGCTGCTACAACAGCAAAACCAAATACGCCAACACCAGCTTCAACCGCACCTCCGGCTGGAGGCGGAATAAGTGCTATGATGCGGCGGCTGGCAAAAAATTTACAAGCGCCTATTCCGGCTACTACCGGCATACATGATGTGTATTTTGTCTTCACCAACGATAAGGCCCGCAAAGACCAGGTGATTATGCAAGTAGTCGAAATTCGTTTTGCAAATAATACTGATACTAATTCCGCTTCTGCTCCAGCGGTAAAATAAATTGTAAAACACAGCCGGCAATCTATACCCTGGCTGCGCTTTTAGAGGCTATGCCAAATTATTAATAAAGTGTTGGGTTTGAGTTGAAGTTATGATTAAATAAAGAGAGGTGCTTTCAGGCACCTCTCTTTATTCATTGTTGGATCAATTGTCTATCATTATCAATTAACCAAATTATTAAAACACTTTTCTATGTAAGTCATAACCTTCCAGATAATCGGCTACCTTCCGGACGAACATTCCACCTAATGCACCATCTACTACCCGGTGGTCATAGGAATGAGAAAGAAACATAAAATGACGGATACCAATGGTATCGCCTAAGGGAGTTTCAATCACCGCCGGCTTTTTCTGAACCGTGCCGAAAGCCATAATGGCGATCTGAGGCTGCACAATAATAGGCGTACCCATTACATTTCCGAAAGAACCTACATTGGACATGGTATAGGTTCCTCCAGACAGGTCATCAGCGGTCAGTTTGTTTTCACGGGCCCGGCGTGCCAGATCATTCACCCGCTTGGTTAACCCTACGATATTAAGCTGATCTGCATTTTTAATTACTGGCACAATCAGGTTTCCGCTTGGTAAAGCCACGGCCATTCCTATATTTATATCTTTTTTCACAATGATTTTATCGCCCTCTACAGAAGCATTCACCATCGGATAATCTTTCAGGGCTTTGGCTAGCGCTTCTATGAAGATAGGAGTAAAGGTAATGGCATCTCCTTCTTTGGCTTTAAACTCATTTTTAATCCGGTTGCGCCAGAAAACAATATTGGTTACATCGGCCTCTACAAAAGAAGTAACATGCGGAGAAATCCTCTTTGAATCTACCATGCGCTGGGCAATCATTTTACGCATACGGTCCATCTCAATAATATCAGCCTGGCCACTGTAAGAAACAGTAGGCGCAAGCACAGCCGGCTGACTGTCTACAGATTTATTAACTTTTTCAGGTACTGGCGTAACAGATGGTTTAGAAGTTTCTGGCTGGGGAACTTCGTTAACCTGTGAATTTATTTGCTTATTTTCATAATCTGCCTCTTTAGTTGCTGGAACTGCAATTTCTGTAATAGCCGGTATATCGTTCGGGCGATTAGCAATATAGTTTAGAATGTCTTTTTTTGTTACCCGTTTATCTGCTCCGGAACCAGGAATATATTCCAATTCTTGCATAGGAATATTCTCCTCTCTGGCAATAGTGAGTACCAATGGAGAGTAAAAACGTCCGGAAGCGGGCTTAGAAAGGGGGCTAAATCCATTGCTGGCGGTCATACTGGTAATTTGTGATTCGAGTATGCTGGCTTGTTTTTCTTCTTCCTTGGTTTCCTGCTGAGCTGTTGTAGTTACAGGAGCAACTATTCCATTACTTCCATTTGAAGCTTCAACATCTGTACTGATAATAGCAATGGCTTTACCTATTTCCACCACCTGTCCCTCCTGAGCGAGTATTTCCTTTAATATACCTCCATGAATAGCAGGCACTTCCGTATCAACTTTATCGGTAGCCACTTCCAGTACTGATTCGTCCTGTTCAATTTTGTCACCTACTTTCTTAAGCCATTTCAGAATAGTTCCCTCCATGATACTTTCACCCATTTTGGGCATCAACATTTCGATTTGTGCCATATCTTTATTGACAATTACAAGTTTAACTAATGAACAAGCTTTTTTAAAATATAGCTAGTTTAGCCTGATACATTATAATTTTACAGGTGTACAAAAGTAGTATTATTTATAATCAAAATAAGAATTGCCTTTCAATAGCTACTGCTGTATACCTAATGTTTGCCTGATTAAATTGAGTACGTGCAAGGCAGTTAATTGAATAGTTAGCATACGGTCAGTACCCAGTTGTAATTTCTTAGCTACCGTTTGTGTCTCATCTGCATAGGCAATCCATACGGTTCCAACCGGTTTTTCAGTTGTACCTCCATCCGGCCCTGCAATACCTGTACTGGCCACTCCTACGGATGTACTGAATACGCTGCGTACATTTTCGGCCATTTCTCTGGCTGTTTCCTCACTTACGGCTCCATAGGCTGAAAGGGTTTCTGCTTTTACGCCTAATTGATTTATTTTCGCCTGGTTATGATAAGCTACTATACTTCCCATCAAATACCTCGAACAACCCGGTATCTGTCCGATGCTGTAGGTAACATATCCTACAGAACAGCTTTCGGCAATAGCAATGGTTTTCTGTTGTGAAACAAGTAAGTTGCCTACAATTGTTTCTAAGGTATCCTCATCATACCCATAAATATATTCAGTAACCAGGGTTTTCAATACCTCGATTTGCTGTTGTACCTGGTTTTGCAATATTTCTGCATTTTCGCCGGTAGCAGTAAGCCGCAACCGGACCTGGCCTGTCGTAGGTAAATATGCTAATTTTATATGTGATGGTAGGTTATCTTCCCACTGTTCAATTTTAGTTGCCAGTACCGACTCTCCGATAGCTACGGTTTTTATCATTTTATGGTAAATGACCGGGGTTCGGAAATATTGCTGTAGTTTCCCCAGAATAGGATCGCTCATCATCGCTTTCATTTCATGAGGGACTCCAGGCATAGAAACAAATACTTTCCCGTTTTTCTCGAACCACATTCCGGGTGCTGTCCCTCTTTTGTTAGAAATAAAGGTACAATTATCTGGTAATTCAGCCTGCTTGCGGTTAATCTCTGTTAGTTCTTTACCTCTATTCCTAAAAAAAGCGGTTACATCTTCCAATGCCTGCTGGTGTATCGTTAATCCAGAATTAAAATATTCAGCCAGTATATGTTTGGTCAGGTCGTCTTTAGTTGGACCCAAACCACCGGTGATGATAATTATATCTGCCCTGGATTCTGCTTCCTGTAGTATTTCCAGTATTCTCGCCCTTTGGTCGCCCACAGAAGATTTTCTGACAGTTTTTACGCCTATCTTATCCAGTTCTGCACTGATCCACTGGGTATTGGTATCG from Rhodocytophaga rosea carries:
- a CDS encoding sugar phosphate isomerase/epimerase family protein is translated as MKNHDISRRQFLGTTALSLAGIGLATSSTFGMPAIIKNLGKPNSKINGVQIGVITYSFRDLPDQSAEATLQYILDCGISAVELMGGPAESFAGAPKNPVNMQAIFPLMRKRYEKQELTADETKQLDEADAQRKAYQQEVTKWRLSAPMNKFEQMRKMYNQAGVQIYCFKPDAFNIQSSDAEIEYGLKAAKLLGASHVSLEHPSNDAHTLKLGTMAQKHGMKVAYHGHEQQTPTFWDTALTQSPANALNLDIGHYTAAGYNAVELVQAKHDRILSMHIKDRQNPANGKGNLPWGTGDTPIAQVLQLMKKNKYTFPATVELEYKVPEGSTSVKEVTKCVEYCRKALEKNT
- a CDS encoding dihydrolipoamide acetyltransferase family protein: MAQIEMLMPKMGESIMEGTILKWLKKVGDKIEQDESVLEVATDKVDTEVPAIHGGILKEILAQEGQVVEIGKAIAIISTDVEASNGSNGIVAPVTTTAQQETKEEEKQASILESQITSMTASNGFSPLSKPASGRFYSPLVLTIAREENIPMQELEYIPGSGADKRVTKKDILNYIANRPNDIPAITEIAVPATKEADYENKQINSQVNEVPQPETSKPSVTPVPEKVNKSVDSQPAVLAPTVSYSGQADIIEMDRMRKMIAQRMVDSKRISPHVTSFVEADVTNIVFWRNRIKNEFKAKEGDAITFTPIFIEALAKALKDYPMVNASVEGDKIIVKKDINIGMAVALPSGNLIVPVIKNADQLNIVGLTKRVNDLARRARENKLTADDLSGGTYTMSNVGSFGNVMGTPIIVQPQIAIMAFGTVQKKPAVIETPLGDTIGIRHFMFLSHSYDHRVVDGALGGMFVRKVADYLEGYDLHRKVF
- a CDS encoding PQQ-dependent sugar dehydrogenase, which encodes MAKQMYSIKTLLYGLGLLLLVVGFWSFTSKPGKIQVSQEKPEENRFTKTILAEKLDEPMEFIILETGKIMFVERKGNLKMYNPETRQVKTIASIPVNTKYTSKEGRVTEGEDGLLGIVQDPNFTQNHWIYLYYSLPGSEAKNILTRYELRGEELVMDSKKVLLEIPTQREQCCHTGGGMVFDAKGNLYLSTGDNTSPRATGFDPIDERPERGPWDAQKSSGNTNDLRGKIIRIHPEADGSYTIPEGNLFPKGTAKTRPEIYTMGHRNPWRLSIDSKTGYIYWGEVGPDASQDSLHRGPRGHDEFNQARKAGNFGWPHFIGDNKAYIDFDFATNTSKAPFDPAKPENNSPNNTGLTQLPPVQKAFIWYPYGASSEFPMLGSGGRSATGGPVFRKADFVGAKRPFPDYYEGKWFIVDFMRGWIMVVTMDEQGNYQSMERFMPNEKFSSAIDMKFGPDGDLYILEYGSAWFQGNDNARIVRIDYNAGNRKPIVQASLDKKAGSLPLKIQLSSKGTKDYDRDALTYKWEITSNKKAFKTFAEPNPTVTFDKPGVYMATLTVTDTKGETNSQTLEIKAGNEPPVVNLTITKGNKTFFFPNQNIGYTVTVSDKEDGSLSNSKITPAQVSMSIDYTPEGFDQVEIAMGHRSADESAGLATGQKLMDASDCKSCHTVDKKSVGPSFKQIALKYKNEASSTDYLAKKIISGGAGVWGEVAMSAHPQLSVADATEMAKYILSLSEEKQVAKKLPLKGNYVTAIPAGESDKGNYLLRAAYTDKGTSNVPGITTEKVILLRNPAVQPETADTAKGTQLNTTPTKSFQLIGSGSYVGFRKVDLTDVKAIEFLAVASSRNEAAGGMVEVRLGSPTGKLLGQTPVIEVTDPIRAMQNAQASAATTAKPNTPTPASTAPPAGGGISAMMRRLAKNLQAPIPATTGIHDVYFVFTNDKARKDQVIMQVVEIRFANNTDTNSASAPAVK
- a CDS encoding competence/damage-inducible protein A, translating into MKEILAEVITIGDEILYGQITDTNTQWISAELDKIGVKTVRKSSVGDQRARILEILQEAESRADIIIITGGLGPTKDDLTKHILAEYFNSGLTIHQQALEDVTAFFRNRGKELTEINRKQAELPDNCTFISNKRGTAPGMWFEKNGKVFVSMPGVPHEMKAMMSDPILGKLQQYFRTPVIYHKMIKTVAIGESVLATKIEQWEDNLPSHIKLAYLPTTGQVRLRLTATGENAEILQNQVQQQIEVLKTLVTEYIYGYDEDTLETIVGNLLVSQQKTIAIAESCSVGYVTYSIGQIPGCSRYLMGSIVAYHNQAKINQLGVKAETLSAYGAVSEETAREMAENVRSVFSTSVGVASTGIAGPDGGTTEKPVGTVWIAYADETQTVAKKLQLGTDRMLTIQLTALHVLNLIRQTLGIQQ